The sequence cactttgtttacattcctaacaggagctcctggaggaaacccacagttTTTAAAAGGTTTTATTAAAATGGTGTCGTGTGAAACATAAAAACTTAAATTGGCAAACTGGAAGTTAATATCCAGTCCCACAGCAGCAGCACAATGTACGAGCGTTCttaaaaaagtttcctcacttttctactttatttattaagaatcaaAAACAAACTTCATCACTTTTCTGCATCgtcgccttccgatgcatttttccagcatcataCCGACTTTTTAATTTGTCAGTAAGAAATgtgtttggttgagctcgtagccactgatgcgctggtgctttcacatcatcattacatgaaaatcttcttccccttaaagcttctttcagcctccaaacaggtggaaatcagatggagttAAATCAGGACTATAGGCGTCTCTCGagcaactactacagaacagaaccaaacagaacaaaaacaaacaacagaagcaaaaaggtggaaatctgatggagctaaatcaggactataagcgtctctcagtctctcagacacgacagAACAGAACCACAATATACATGTGAGGAAACGTTCTGAAGATCCTCGTATATGAAATCATACAGACAGGAATCAGAATGATCAGTTTATCAGATCGGAGGGGTTTTGATCGAGACTCGTTGCTGGTCAGAATTTACGGCTGATCTATGATTTCACTACTGCAGTGGAATAACAGGAGTCTGATGCTACAGTGGACACAGGCTCACCTAAACTGTACAGTTAATGATGTATATGAATATAAGCAAAAGCACAAGGGTGAAATGTACAGCTTTAATTATCTCATACATCACTGACACATTAATAACTGTTAATAATACAGTAGTTATACCCAAATCATTCAAATTATATTCTATACAAGCGGTAAATACACAATTATacagtaaacacaaacacagtcagGATCAGTTACAAAACATTTAATCTGCAGAGTTTAATAATCACTCTATAATTCTTAAGGAAAGATCCTGCACATACAGAAGCACCCGACACCCACGAGTTACAATATTTCATTCTCCTGATATCAGAATGTGTTTTATATGATCTTATTTACAGAAGAGAGATCAGTTTCATCTCTCAGTGATCTGACGTGAACGTGTGTGTATTATCTGAATCTCACCTCCAAGGCTGCTGGGTGTTTTCTGAGTAGGACTTTTAGAAAGTGAATTTCTTTTAACTGGTCATGTCCAGTATTCAAATAAATAGTAttactgaacacactgatgagccaaaacattacaaccacccCTCAAAATGTGCATGTTAGGgtaagggatctattagatgcaGCCAACCCTTCTGTGCCAGTCAGCGTGCCCATGCAACTcaagtaaagtttatttatatagcgctttttacagtcgacattgtctcaaagcaactttacagaatccaggaccaacagatacgaAAACCCTGCTgaacaagccgagggcaacagtggcaggaaaaactcatTATAATTacaggaaccttgagaggaaccagactcagcagggacctccatccttcttgggtggcctggaggaaactttaaataaatagaatttacacaaatcatacaaacaaacaataaaaactccTGTCCAAAGCTCCTACACTGAACCTGCTGGCATCTGAACTGGACCAGAGAATCCTGAGCATCACTTCTCCACGGAGGAGCTGCTGATAACGTCCTGGTACCTCAGGAACCTTCAGATGTCTCGGTGGGTCAGAGATGTTAGGActgttcctctcaaggtttcttcctgtcattttaaggggggttttcctgccactgtcaccctcagcTTGTTCAgcaggggttttggtctgttggtcctggattctgtaaagttgctttgacacAATGTcgactgtaaaaagcgctatactaATACATTTGACCTGACAGTAAATCAGGCGACTGGTCATAATCTTATGGCTCATAGCAAAATTAATGTGTGATGTACTTTTAAGTAATTTAAACAGATATTTTTAGGTGAAtcatattaatgaaataattaatagtaattaatagGAGATCAGCAGCACACGTTTCAGGCAGCGCTGCAAACTGATCTGTGTTAAAGACGCTAAATAAAAAGAAACGATTCTCATGGGAACACTGTGAAAAACTATGTGAACCCCTGGCTGATCAGGGTCTCTGTGAACGTGAGATCATTAATGGAATTAAAACTTTATACTGGAGTCAGTGCAGCTATAAATCTAACACTGATCTCTACATTACTATTTTAAACTTTCTCTCCTTGCTGATTGGCTAATAATACAACAGTTAGCCTAACGTTAGCTCACATGATAGAGGACCTGGGCTCTGGTTTCTATTATATATTGTACTTTACGTCATATCGCTGGATTATAATAAACTAAATTAGCCCTGAAGCGCTGAATAAACGTCCTGTAATTAACTCACCCTCAAAATACCAGAGTAAGTCATGATCTCTAGCATGCTAACTAATGTTAGAGGTGTAAAGCAAGGCTGGTGAGTACAGAGTACAAAATGAGCAGCTTCTTTATTTATAAATCTGCTCTGAATGGATGTAGTGTGGTGTATCAGGGTGTAACGGAGAAATTCCAGCCAATCCAGATTCAGACGTTCTGTAGAGCCGCGTCGACCTGAGAAGGACGCGAACCCCTCCATCATATCGTTATCGTCATTAATAATCTCCGCCTCTCAGGTCACATGATAGAGCACTGCTCCGCCCCCGCAGCTCCGGGAAGATTAAGAGACTCGGGATCAAAGTTCAGACCTGGGGGCTGATGGGTAAGAAAACACAGAGATGTTTAGATTCTTCAGGATGTTcagaacaaattaaaaatataaattattattattaaaaattactTACTGCTTCTCCTGCTAGTTCCTTCGGTGGGTGTCCTAAATCCTgtaactgtaacacacacacacacacacacacacacacacacacaatgtcatTGATGTACAGCACCAGTGTTTATAGTGTCAGTCTATATGAATCTGAATCAGTCAGCATGAATCTGAATTAAACTGCATGACTCAGATTTAGTGATTTAGATTCAATGATTCAGATTCAGTGATTATGACTCAATTAACACTGAACTAGTAATAGGAAGGTGGTTGGTTCTaatcccaccaccaccatcagttTATACTGTGTTTAtcagaactgcaaagtgcttcagACCCCCCCCCCTCCGAATGCAGTGAAAGAAACCCTGATGGAACCTTCTGCATGAGCTCCATGATGTTCTCGAAGCTGCTCTCTGAATCAACATCTCTCTCAAACTGTTTACAGATTTCTCCCATGATCCTCTGCTGCTGCTCGTACCGCTGCACGTCCTCCACTGATAGAGACGCTCTGTTATTGTCCAGCCACTCGGGGTACTGAGAGTGAGACAGAGGGAGAGGGGGGTACATGAGGGGGTACATGAGAGGTGTGGGGAGGGGTTCTGTAGAACAGAGAGGATCTAAGACCTACAGGAGCATCATCACACTcactgagagagagacagagagagagagacagagagagagacgggtACATGAGGGGTACATGAGTGCTGAGGTACAGGAGCATCATCACACCTACCTTCTCTGTGATCTCCTTCAGTGACGGGTACAGCACGTCTTTAGACAGCAGGTTCTGCATGATGGAGTGCATGATGGGAAGGATATTACCATCCTCCCCGCTCCCTTCACCATTCTCATCCAATCCCAGCCCTTCTAAGGTCTTCACCAGATCATCTCCGGCCAATCCGGACGCCTGAGAGGAGGGAGGAGGGAGGGTGAGAGTAGATCTAACCCCGTCTACAGAGTTCAGATCATCACGTTCAGCTACAAcatttagaataataataataataataataataataataataataataataataataataattaatgttataACGATATTTAATAGAGTGTCGTTCTGTTCTGCAGGTTCATTAGTCTGAGGTTACAGGCCGTGACTTTATTTCCAGGTGGTTTTAAGGTGGTGTAAAGTTTACCTGCAGATTATCAGTGTTTTTAGCCAAACCGCTCAGTGTGTCCTTCAGACAGGAAGCAAATTCTTGCTGAGAAGCTGAATCTGAACCTGAGAACATCAGAACATCACATTACATCATCACATGACATCACCACATTACATCACCACATCAAcgcatcacatcatcacattaaCTCATCTCAGAAGGCTATTGGCCAGCCAGGTAATCACACAGACATAATCGGCTATGTGGGGTCGATGCCCGAACTGAAGCCGCCTGCTCTGATGTTTATACTGGGTCACAATAAACtcgatgaatgagtgaacagtgagtgatGGACTACTGGAGGAGTACTGGCTCTGTTACTGGTTTTGTTACTGGTTTGGAGTACTGGCTCGGACTACTGGCTCGGAGCACTGGTTTTGTTACTGGTTTGGAGTACTGGCTCTGTTACTGGTTTTGTTACTGGTTTGGAGTACTGGCTCTGTTACTGGTTTTGTTACTGGTTTGGAGTACTGGCTCTGTTACTGGTTTTGTTACTGGTTTGGAGTACTGGGTTGGTGTACTGGGTTGGGGTAGTGGGTTGAAGTACTGGTTTGGAGTACTGGTGTGGTTAGTGGATGTGATGACATACCCACTTTGCCGGCGGCCTCTGACAGTTTGTGGAACTGCTGGATGAGTTCCGGTTCCTCCTGAGCCAGTTCTGCCATCGCCTTCTCCCACTCCTGCTGAGCCTGGGTCACCATGTCACCCTCAAACAGAGACTCGAACAAACGACCATCCTCCAGCAGAGGAGCctgtacacgtacacacacatgtacacacacacacacacacgtacacacgtacacacacacacacacgtacacacacacacacacacgtacacacgtacacatgtacacacacacacacacacacacacgtacacacacacacacacacgtacacacgtacacacgtacacacacacgcacgcacgcacacacgtacacacgcacgcgcgcacgcacgcacgcacgcacgcacgcacatacacacacacacacacacgtgaccAGTCACATTCTGTTACCTGTCAGAGGTGATTACAGGTTACAGAGGTGACTGTGATGTGATTCGTACCTTCTTTTCACTTTTAGCCTCTGCACCGGGAGCAGTGGGGGGTTCAGGGGCCACACGAGGAACATTATTCTTATCAAAATCATCCAGCGCACCTGAGTGAAAGGAAACAGGAAATGACATCAGTGTACAGGTGCAGGTTAGTTATGATGCATGACGTCTTTTACCTTTACTCATTTAAAGGGAGAAAGTATATAGACGCCTCGCATTAATCACATCAGTACCTGCAGTGAGGCTGAAATTTAAACTCTACAGAGAAAAACATTCACTATAATTACAGAGTTTAATAAATTATAGGAGGAAAGTTTATAATCATGACAtgtgtaaatataaagatttagttTCTCGAACTGCATTTACATCATCAACACTAACAAAAGGAGTAAATAATCCTAATAAAGGTGCAGATAATAAAAGTGtgattgtttatattaatcataaaaatatacaaaactattattttttttatttaaatcaacaatattacataaacatacatatagtatatatgAACACATTATCAAAAATATGACCTTGCACTaattttaacaataaataaagtatgTTGAACAacagcaaagaaataaaaaaaataaacataaaagaaaagaacaaagccAGAGGAATTACAATCTAAAATAAATCGTGTACCAATAGTATATCATATAAaatgaagataaataaaagataaataagtaaataaataaaaatcttcttagataaatttaaagttttaaacagTTACCAATTTACATCATTTCTTGTTTAACAAGGAGCTCAAAGaatttattgtttgtaaatatattttcaaatctgaatttataaaagaaataaaagatggtatttttttttagcatttttaactttatgaatataatatttagctaatattattattaagttaattATATAAGACTCAATCGGACGGAAATTAgggttattaaatatataaaaaaatatattgacTTTTAATTGGAACATCTTGGGTTACCAATTTTTTTCCCAAATCCCAGAACACATCCACCCAAAAGGAAAATGTatagacacatttaaaaaataaagcatttacaGAAGATACACCTATCAGAAATGGTAATAAATCTACTCAATCTAGCACTGACTGGGTAGCATttatataagtattttatctcttattttattattaactacAAATTCATACGATAAAGTCCAAATTAACTGCTTTTTTAATATCCCCAGGTACGTGAGAAATAGTTCTTAAACTAAAAGTTTGGATAAGAAGGTTCCTAATATATTTGTTAGTCATTTTTTTATCCGTTATATTAAATCcttcaatataaataataagatcTAGGGACAGTGTTGTTGTTGAGATTGTAAAAATGACctgagaagagaaaaaaaacatctggaACAGCATCACAcatttgtttgtattgtatttttgaaCAAATGTTCCCATTTACATCACAAAAgtcagaaaaagaaagaagttcagcatttttattaagtaaatggtgaataaatattaaatagtttTTCCATTATAAGATAAATATGTTCATTATGACATAACACAGATTTATGGGGGGAAATTGTGTTTATAAATCAATTGCCAGTATAAAAGGGATTACTTATGAAAAGCAGAAAATTTAATTGGAAGTTTGGACACTTTATAACAACAATTGAGTAAAACATTCAAACCGCcaattttattaaaaagaaacagaaatatTATTAACGACATTAAACAACCTTCTCACTTTTACTACTAAACAGTATTCACTAACCGAGCATCGGATTCTtaactactgataataatgttaataataataatgttaataataataatattgatgtaTTTGCTGTATTTAAAGTTTATATCTTACTGTCTAATAACTCATCCAGCTCATTATCAGCTTCTGCTCTCTGCTCCTCATCCGCCATGTTTCTGTCCTCAGCTGATGACGTAAACATCACGTGATCCAACCTGCCCTCAACCTCAGTTCATCCGGGTTCTCTACAGACGCTACAAGCTTTAGCAAGCTAGCTACTATTATAACAACACCAAAAcacttaaaatattttacacagATTACATTAAACATGTTACACAATACAgtgctttgttttattattagtaaagTGTAGCTAAAATATCACTGTGCTTGATGTGTAGGTAAGCTGTCTAGATTTATCCACGAGCTAACTTAACGCTAGCCTATTGTGAGCGCGGGTGCTCATGGGTAATGTAGTTCTCATGCCTACGATAGAAAAACTACAACATGCACATTTTGATCTTttcttaataatttaaaaaaataattaacatttcatgagtttattattatttcctgaGTTTCTTCTTATCAAAACTATCACCAAGACAGCCTTCTATCATCTTAAATATAGATCCAGAATCAAGGGTCTGGTGTCCCAACAAGATCTAGAGAAGCTcgtccatgcttttatctccagtagggtggactgttgtaatggtctcttaactggacttcccaaaaagaccattaaacagttacagctcattcagaactgagcacatcactccagttctaaactCTCTACACTGGTCtccagttagttacagaatagaatttaaagtgctgctactggtctataaatcactgaacggGTTTGGCCCAGAATATATATATTGgcgtactgtactgtactgtactgtatatatatatacagatatgtttagagaatataaacccagtagatctcttagatccatggactcaggtcagctagtcgaGCCCAAACTAAAGCAGCGTTTAGATGTTACGCTGCATAGAACTGGAACTGGAGCCTGAACAGACTGCAGGAGATATTATATTtgatgttcctcaaatgtagaaatgtttaaatccaggttaaaaacatttatcttttcttgtgcctatgattgagctctacATGTTTGCACTATATTAGTACTGCTCTTTGGCCTTGATGTTTTAAAatctgtatttttatgtttcatATTGCACTTACCTTTTATAAGCTAATTaactttatattttcttttagtttttcatgttcttaattttttatctctcttgttttaatttcatgttcttttaactgtaactaaatgtttgtaaaatgtgtttctgaggttctagatctcaggaatgttttcttttaatgcttttcatgttccttatgtaaagcactttaaaatgccactgtgtatgaaaggtgctatacaggTAAACTCGCCTTCTAAAAAACCGAAACATTTTCTATACGAAACCTCACAGAGCTGCTTCACATCAAACTTTCACATCATTAATTCAACAAGAttacagaataaaatagaaacatattaaatattattcacTAAAATGACATTAATATGAGAAAGAAACAGACTGTAGATGAGAAGTGAGTGGACATGAATGATTTTAATCGTGAAAGCGTAGGTGATGTGCAGTATAATCAGTACTGAATAAAAGTGcttgtgttattatttacatCCATCACATTACAGAGCATGTTATACATCACCAACACTCAGAGTGCATCAGGTTTacattcatcatcatcatcatcacactgTGCTGGGTTACTTTATTCACACAGAATATTAGAATCAAActcacatgggactgtgcaattttagGGGTGATGTATACTCCGGGTAATGTGCAATTCCTCCAGCGTGTTACTGACAGAAGgtttatttgtgtgttattcttattattcttattattgtaattttgtAAATGCACATTTTTGGTAATCTTTGTAAATTCTAgttgtttaaatgtattgtttgtaaCACTGTAGAGTTTTGCACCTTAATTCcgttatacctggtataatgacaataaagacatTCTTATTCTGATTCTTTATTAAAGCTTCTATTACAGGTACATTATAATCAGTCCTGGTTTATCTCACTCACAATTCTCTTTATTacatcagtaattattcatgtactaacactttattaagaGTTTATCATATTATCAGGGAATTCAATTCAAAAcagatttatataataataataataataataataataataataataatgaatttaat is a genomic window of Trichomycterus rosablanca isolate fTriRos1 chromosome 4, fTriRos1.hap1, whole genome shotgun sequence containing:
- the pex19 gene encoding peroxisomal biogenesis factor 19: MADEEQRAEADNELDELLDSALDDFDKNNVPRVAPEPPTAPGAEAKSEKKAPLLEDGRLFESLFEGDMVTQAQQEWEKAMAELAQEEPELIQQFHKLSEAAGKVGSDSASQQEFASCLKDTLSGLAKNTDNLQASGLAGDDLVKTLEGLGLDENGEGSGEDGNILPIMHSIMQNLLSKDVLYPSLKEITEKYPEWLDNNRASLSVEDVQRYEQQQRIMGEICKQFERDVDSESSFENIMELMQKLQDLGHPPKELAGEAPPGLNFDPESLNLPGAAGAEQCSIM